A stretch of Rhea pennata isolate bPtePen1 chromosome 18, bPtePen1.pri, whole genome shotgun sequence DNA encodes these proteins:
- the RAB14 gene encoding ras-related protein Rab-14 produces the protein MATAPYNYSYIFKYIIIGDMGVGKSCLLHQFTEKKFMADCPHTIGVEFGTRIIEVSGQKIKLQIWDTAGQERFRAVTRSYYRGAAGALMVYDITRRSTYNHLSSWLTDARNLTNPNTVIILIGNKADLEAQRDVTYEEAKQFAEENGLLFLEASAKTGENVEDAFLEAAKKIYQNIQDGSLDLNAAESGVQHKPSAPQGGRLTSEPQPQREGCGC, from the exons ATGGCAACTGCACCTTACAACTACTCCTACATCTTTAAGTACATCATTATTG GGGACATGGGTGTAGGAAAGTCCTGCTTGCTTCATcaatttacagaaaagaaat TTATGGCGGACTGTCCCCACACAATTGGTGTTGAATTTGGTAcaagaataattgaagttagTGGCCAAAAAATTAAACTACAGATTTGGGATACAGCAGGACAAGAGCGATTCAGGGCTGTCACGCGAAGCTATtacagaggagcagcaggggcTCTCATGGTCTATGACATTACCAG AAGAAGTACATATAATCATTTAAGCAGCTGGCTGACAGATGCAAGGAATCTCACCAATCCAAATACT GTGATAATCCTCATAGGAAATAAAGCAGATCTGGAAGCACAGAGAGATGTTACATATGAAGAAGCCAAACaatttgctgaagaaaatg GTTTATTGTTCCTTGAAGCAAGTGCAAAAAC TGGAGAGAATGTGGAGGATGCATTCCTGGAGGCTGCCAAGAAAATATACCAGAATATCCAAGATGGAAGCCTGGATCTGAATGCTGCGGAATCGGGTGTACAGCACAAACCGTCAGCCCCGCAGGGGGGGCGGCTAACCAGTGAACCCCAGCCCCAGAGAGAAGGCTGTGGCTGCTAG